Proteins from one Flavobacterium sp. N2038 genomic window:
- a CDS encoding TolC family protein encodes MKNYITKIVMIAILITTLISCKVSKDIETPKDAFPENFRNAAVSKDTTSIGDLEWKNYYTEKDVVQLIDSAIARNNDLQIAAKNIEIAQYRFTQSKWGNVPQVNLFVNASSSNPSDNSFTGMNLNQALGQKHIDDYSAGATLSWEADIWGKIKNQKKGAYAEYLQSAEVKKALQTNIVANVSRGYYNLLMLDAQLDIAKQNLQLNDSTTNIIKLKYDAGQATSLAIQQSEAQKLNSAQLIPLLEQNIAIQENALSVLTGSFPTAKQRTTLLNAIAIRNDNTIGIPSSLVSRRPDVKSAELELKIANANVGITKADLYPALRITAQGGVNSFETSTWFNIPASLFGTVAGGLTQPLLNNKKVRTQYNIAVAEREKAVLNFRQSVLIAVSEVSDALVVTEKLQQQEYFLQEKVKTLQQAIKNANLLFKNGMAEYLEVLTAQANLLQSELELADIKRQQLTANTELYRALGGGWR; translated from the coding sequence ATGAAAAATTATATAACCAAAATCGTGATGATCGCCATTTTGATCACGACCTTAATATCCTGTAAGGTATCAAAGGATATTGAAACACCAAAAGATGCATTTCCTGAAAATTTCAGGAATGCAGCTGTTTCAAAAGACACAACCAGTATTGGCGATCTGGAATGGAAAAATTACTATACCGAAAAAGATGTTGTACAGTTAATAGACAGTGCCATTGCCCGCAATAATGATTTACAGATTGCTGCCAAAAATATCGAAATTGCACAGTACAGATTTACTCAGTCTAAATGGGGAAATGTACCACAGGTTAATCTATTTGTTAATGCAAGCAGCAGTAATCCGTCAGACAATAGTTTTACGGGAATGAATCTAAATCAGGCTTTGGGTCAAAAACACATTGATGATTATTCAGCCGGAGCAACACTTTCATGGGAAGCTGATATTTGGGGGAAAATCAAAAATCAGAAAAAAGGCGCTTACGCAGAATATCTTCAGTCTGCCGAAGTTAAAAAGGCTTTACAAACCAATATCGTAGCCAACGTTTCAAGAGGATACTACAATCTTTTGATGCTGGATGCCCAATTGGATATCGCCAAACAAAACCTTCAGCTAAATGATAGTACAACAAATATTATCAAACTGAAATATGACGCCGGACAAGCAACTTCATTGGCAATTCAGCAATCTGAAGCGCAGAAATTAAACTCTGCGCAATTGATTCCGTTGTTGGAACAAAACATTGCCATTCAGGAAAATGCATTAAGCGTTTTGACTGGTTCTTTCCCGACTGCAAAACAAAGAACAACACTTTTAAACGCAATCGCAATTAGAAACGATAATACAATAGGAATTCCGTCTTCATTAGTAAGCCGAAGACCCGATGTTAAAAGTGCCGAACTTGAATTAAAGATTGCCAATGCAAATGTCGGAATCACAAAAGCCGATTTGTATCCGGCATTGAGAATTACGGCACAAGGTGGCGTGAACTCTTTTGAAACCAGTACGTGGTTTAATATTCCTGCTTCTCTTTTTGGTACCGTAGCAGGAGGCTTAACACAACCTTTACTGAACAATAAAAAAGTAAGAACACAATATAATATCGCTGTTGCCGAAAGAGAAAAAGCAGTTTTAAATTTCAGACAGTCAGTTTTAATTGCTGTAAGCGAGGTTTCTGATGCTTTGGTAGTGACTGAGAAATTACAACAACAGGAATATTTTCTACAGGAAAAAGTAAAAACACTGCAACAAGCAATTAAAAATGCCAATTTGCTTTTCAAAAATGGAATGGCAGAATATCTTGAAGTTTTAACCGCACAGGCAAATTTATTGCAAAGTGAACTTGAACTTGCAGATATCAAAAGACAACAATTAACAGCCAACACCGAGTTGTATCGCGCTCTTGGCGGTGGCTGGAGATAA
- a CDS encoding LLM class flavin-dependent oxidoreductase: protein MELGISLFGDMHINLENKTIQSAESRLKELKEEIILADEVGLDILGIGEHHREEYAVSSPEIALAFAASITKKIKLTSAVSVLSSSDPVKLFQDFTLLQALSDGRAELMAGRGSFVESFPLFGHNLQDYNELFIEKLDLLFKLNQEELITWKGKFRPALEAQQIFPRAEKPLDIWVASGGSQNSVMNAAQDGIPLIMAVIAGTPLTSFAPLYKLYKSIYNACNYDQDKYKIGMFSHGIIGNDSKKIKEYYFNHYASQMNRIADSRGRNHFQKFQYDFGTSPAGAMFVGDPSEITDKILYARELYGITRFILHLDVGAPSHKHIMKSIELFGEIVAPAVRKAITTQNH, encoded by the coding sequence ATGGAATTAGGAATTAGTCTCTTTGGAGACATGCACATCAATTTAGAAAACAAAACTATACAATCAGCTGAATCTCGATTAAAGGAACTCAAAGAAGAAATAATTCTGGCAGATGAAGTTGGTTTGGACATTCTGGGAATAGGAGAACATCATCGCGAAGAATATGCGGTTTCCAGTCCTGAAATTGCATTAGCTTTTGCTGCATCAATTACGAAAAAAATCAAATTAACAAGTGCAGTGAGTGTACTAAGTTCTTCAGATCCTGTTAAACTTTTTCAGGATTTTACCTTACTTCAGGCATTATCTGATGGTAGAGCAGAACTTATGGCCGGAAGAGGAAGTTTTGTAGAATCATTTCCGCTTTTTGGTCATAATTTACAAGATTATAACGAACTTTTTATTGAAAAACTGGATCTTCTTTTTAAACTTAATCAAGAAGAATTGATTACCTGGAAAGGGAAATTCCGTCCTGCTTTAGAGGCGCAACAAATATTTCCACGCGCAGAAAAACCTTTAGATATATGGGTTGCATCCGGGGGGTCTCAAAATTCAGTAATGAATGCTGCACAAGATGGGATACCACTTATAATGGCTGTAATTGCCGGTACCCCTCTTACAAGTTTTGCCCCGCTGTACAAATTATACAAATCAATCTATAATGCATGCAATTACGATCAGGACAAATACAAAATAGGAATGTTTTCGCATGGTATTATTGGAAATGACAGTAAAAAAATAAAGGAATACTACTTTAATCACTATGCTTCACAAATGAATCGAATTGCTGACAGCCGGGGCAGAAATCATTTTCAAAAATTTCAGTACGATTTTGGTACCTCTCCTGCAGGTGCAATGTTTGTAGGTGATCCTTCAGAAATTACAGATAAAATATTGTATGCCAGAGAACTTTATGGCATCACACGTTTTATACTTCATTTAGATGTTGGTGCTCCTTCGCATAAACATATCATGAAAAGTATTGAATTGTTTGGAGAAATTGTAGCTCCCGCAGTACGTAAAGCTATAACAACACAGAATCATTAA
- a CDS encoding VOC family protein, with translation MNLPVNHQSIIPYLILKDTSEFFDFTNKVFDAEKGSREILREDGTVMHAEIIISGNTIMITDENKDWPSQTAHLFVYVPDVDGTYQKALNNGAKNVMDVTTKNSRTACGVVDPFGNVWWISSVQ, from the coding sequence ATGAATTTACCGGTCAACCACCAAAGTATAATACCGTATTTAATTTTAAAAGATACTTCAGAGTTTTTCGATTTCACTAATAAAGTGTTCGATGCAGAAAAAGGAAGCAGAGAAATTTTACGTGAAGACGGAACTGTGATGCATGCCGAAATTATCATTAGCGGAAATACTATCATGATTACTGACGAGAATAAAGACTGGCCCTCGCAAACCGCACATCTATTTGTTTATGTCCCCGATGTTGATGGAACTTATCAGAAAGCCTTAAATAATGGTGCAAAAAACGTAATGGATGTTACCACAAAAAATTCCAGAACGGCCTGCGGTGTTGTTGATCCGTTTGGGAATGTCTGGTGGATCTCATCTGTACAATAA
- a CDS encoding efflux RND transporter periplasmic adaptor subunit, with protein MNPENSRIPQNLTRENVQPIKTIMKMKNVIITSFILALVLSSCADKNQAPAAPAPPVLPVLAITSANTTTDAEYPAAIQGTVDVEIRPQVSGNLERVYVDEGAYVSKGQTLFKINERPFREQLNNALANLHAAEAALINAQLEVDKLTPLVQNKVVSDYQLKTAKASQKIAAANIEQAKAMVGSAKINLGYTNVTAPVSGYIGRLPKKQGSLVSASDVEALTTLSDVHEVFAYFSLGETDFINFKAQYAGSSLGDKIKKLPPVTLILADNNAYPQTGKIDMVDGQFDKTTGAITIRATFPNANGTLRSGNTGKIRLGLQHDDAILVPQAATVEMQDKVFVFTVGKDNKVTKMPITVVGKSGTNYLIKEGVKTGDQIVLSGIDKLQDGQAIQPQKSASVAEVTNKK; from the coding sequence ATGAATCCCGAGAATTCCAGAATACCACAAAATTTAACCCGAGAGAATGTTCAACCAATTAAAACCATAATGAAAATGAAAAATGTAATTATAACCAGTTTTATTCTGGCATTAGTATTAAGCAGCTGTGCCGATAAAAATCAGGCGCCTGCTGCTCCTGCTCCACCGGTTTTACCAGTGTTGGCAATAACAAGTGCAAACACCACCACAGACGCTGAATATCCTGCTGCAATACAAGGAACTGTAGACGTAGAAATTCGTCCGCAAGTAAGCGGAAATCTTGAAAGAGTTTATGTAGACGAAGGTGCTTATGTAAGCAAAGGACAAACATTGTTTAAAATAAACGAACGTCCGTTTCGCGAGCAGTTAAATAATGCTTTGGCTAATCTTCATGCTGCCGAAGCTGCTTTAATCAACGCACAGTTAGAAGTTGATAAATTAACTCCTTTAGTTCAAAACAAAGTAGTTTCTGATTATCAGTTAAAAACAGCTAAAGCTTCTCAAAAAATTGCTGCTGCCAATATTGAGCAAGCAAAAGCAATGGTAGGTTCTGCCAAAATTAATTTAGGATATACAAATGTTACAGCTCCTGTAAGCGGGTACATAGGAAGATTGCCTAAAAAACAAGGAAGTCTGGTTTCTGCTTCTGATGTTGAGGCTTTAACAACTTTATCAGATGTTCATGAAGTATTTGCTTATTTCTCTTTGGGCGAAACTGATTTCATCAACTTTAAAGCGCAATACGCCGGAAGTTCTCTTGGCGATAAAATCAAAAAATTACCTCCAGTAACTTTAATTCTTGCTGATAACAATGCTTATCCGCAAACCGGAAAAATCGATATGGTAGACGGACAGTTTGATAAAACAACCGGAGCTATCACGATTAGAGCCACTTTTCCTAACGCAAACGGGACATTGCGTTCTGGAAACACAGGAAAAATTCGTTTAGGATTACAACACGATGATGCCATTTTAGTTCCGCAGGCTGCTACAGTCGAAATGCAGGATAAAGTATTTGTTTTCACGGTAGGTAAAGACAACAAAGTAACCAAAATGCCTATTACAGTTGTGGGTAAAAGCGGTACCAATTATTTAATAAAAGAAGGTGTAAAAACAGGTGACCAAATCGTATTAAGCGGTATTGATAAACTTCAGGACGGACAAGCAATCCAGCCTCAAAAATCAGCCAGCGTTGCCGAAGTAACTAATAAAAAATAA
- a CDS encoding DoxX family protein: MKKAKIIFWITTITIFLFEGVMPALTSQTELAKEGIRHLGYPEYFGNALVVFKILGVLVLVIPQIPKNVKEWAYAGFGFDFIFASISHFAIDGVNFQSFFPLIFLVILALSYIYYHKVERYKNIAL, translated from the coding sequence ATGAAAAAAGCAAAAATTATTTTTTGGATTACTACGATTACTATTTTTTTATTTGAAGGTGTAATGCCAGCCTTAACTTCGCAAACAGAACTTGCTAAAGAAGGAATCAGACATTTGGGGTATCCTGAATATTTTGGAAACGCATTGGTCGTGTTCAAAATACTGGGAGTTCTGGTATTGGTAATTCCGCAAATACCAAAAAATGTAAAAGAATGGGCTTATGCAGGATTTGGTTTTGATTTTATATTTGCCTCAATTAGCCATTTCGCAATTGACGGGGTTAATTTTCAGAGCTTTTTTCCCTTAATCTTTTTGGTGATTTTAGCCCTCTCTTATATCTATTATCATAAAGTAGAGCGATATAAAAATATTGCCTTATAA
- a CDS encoding Crp/Fnr family transcriptional regulator, with translation MVFDPDKYLQKLKQTIESYYPISEKSWKLIENIAEFQTLKKGETLLQNGAIAKNQHFIAKGILRAFITDPQGNFYNKNLFMENYFAGSKVSLMLQTPSNFTIEALEDSVIINLNYTKYISLVNENEDLKNFYIAHLEKNWIIEKEQREVALVMQNATERYVTLLEKHPSIADRVPLLHIASHLGITPTQLSRIRKSLEKDL, from the coding sequence ATGGTATTCGATCCTGATAAATACTTGCAAAAATTAAAACAAACCATTGAAAGCTACTATCCAATTTCTGAAAAATCATGGAAACTGATTGAAAACATTGCCGAGTTCCAAACACTCAAAAAAGGAGAAACATTGCTACAAAACGGGGCAATCGCTAAAAATCAGCATTTTATTGCAAAAGGAATTTTAAGGGCTTTTATAACTGACCCGCAAGGGAATTTCTATAACAAAAACCTTTTTATGGAAAATTATTTTGCTGGTTCTAAAGTTTCATTGATGTTACAAACGCCTTCTAACTTTACTATTGAAGCATTAGAAGACTCTGTTATCATCAACCTTAATTATACAAAATATATTTCGCTGGTTAATGAAAATGAAGATCTCAAAAACTTTTATATCGCCCATTTAGAGAAAAACTGGATTATCGAAAAAGAACAAAGAGAAGTCGCTTTAGTGATGCAGAATGCTACCGAAAGATATGTAACTCTACTGGAGAAGCATCCAAGTATTGCCGATCGGGTTCCGTTATTGCATATTGCGTCGCATTTGGGCATTACACCAACGCAATTAAGCCGAATTAGAAAAAGTCTCGAAAAAGATTTGTAA
- a CDS encoding efflux RND transporter permease subunit, which translates to MFKIFIQRPVLATVISILLVILGVLGLTKLPLQQFPDIAPPSVLVTAVYPGANAETVLRSVAPSIEESINGVENMTYMSSTASNDGSLAITVFFKLGTNADQAAVNVQNRVAQATSQLPAEVVQQGIITAKQQNSFIMAIGMYTDDESKYDQTFVANYAQINIIPELKRIPGVGSASIFGGVKDYSMRVWLNPTQMSTYKVTPNEVMAAIQDKSLEAAPGKFGERSKEVFEYVIKYKGKLTKPEDYQNIAIRSNPDGSVLRLKDVARVELGAYSYNSLTRLNGKKGVVIGVIQLAGSNSNDIQIAINKMMEKASKDFPKGIKHNIFYSTKVSLDQSIEQVEHTLLEAFILVFIVVFIFLQDFRSTLIPAIAVPVAILGTFFFMQLFGFSINLLTLFALILAIGIVVDDAIVVVEAVHAKMEHKRLSPKIATHEAMHEITGAIISITLVMAAVFLPVGFMEGSTGVFYRQFAFTMAIAIVISAVNALTLSPALAALFLKDNHGAHGTNGSHEKKGFKEKFFTAFNSSFESLTNRYVGGLKFLIRRKWLSLGGLALITVATIVMVKTTPAGFIPTEDQGFIAIAVNTPSGTSLDGTQKVMTEAENTLKALDASRFVTAISGFNLLTNSTSPSSAVVFVLLKPNEERGDIKNIDEIMNQVRGKLGTISGGSFFVFSFPTVPGFSNVEALDLVLQDKTGGKLDKFSGISQNFIGELMKRPEIAVAFTSFKADYPQLQLDINDEKANQLGVNVKDILQTMQAYFGSAQASDFNRFGKYYRVVVQADIADRADPTAIDRVFVKNKTGEMVPINTLVKLTRIYGSETASRYNLFNSISINAIPKPGFSSGDAIKAIEEVAAQQLPAGYGFEFSGQTREEISSGGQSATIFLLCLIFVYFLLAAQYESYILPLAVILSIPAGIFGVFVAIGLTGIENNIYVQVALVMLIGLLAKNAILIVEFAVQKRKSGQALIRASIDAAKLRLRPIIMTSLAFIVGLVPMMSAKGPSAQGNHSISIGAAGGMISGVILGLFIIPVLFIIFQHLQERVSGKPVAVIHNEEK; encoded by the coding sequence ATGTTCAAAATATTTATACAAAGACCAGTACTGGCAACTGTAATCTCCATTTTATTGGTGATCCTGGGTGTACTTGGTTTAACTAAACTGCCTTTACAACAGTTTCCTGATATTGCGCCACCATCGGTTTTGGTAACGGCAGTATATCCGGGGGCAAATGCAGAAACGGTTTTACGTTCTGTTGCACCTTCTATCGAAGAATCTATAAATGGTGTAGAAAACATGACTTACATGAGTTCTACAGCAAGTAACGATGGTAGTTTGGCTATTACTGTTTTCTTTAAATTAGGAACAAATGCTGATCAGGCTGCAGTAAACGTACAAAACAGGGTTGCTCAGGCTACAAGCCAGCTTCCGGCAGAGGTTGTGCAACAAGGTATTATTACAGCTAAACAACAAAATAGTTTCATCATGGCTATTGGTATGTATACTGATGATGAATCAAAATACGATCAGACTTTTGTTGCCAATTATGCTCAAATCAATATTATTCCCGAGCTTAAACGTATTCCGGGTGTGGGTTCTGCCAGTATTTTTGGTGGTGTAAAAGATTACTCTATGCGTGTTTGGTTAAATCCAACACAAATGTCTACTTACAAGGTAACTCCAAATGAAGTTATGGCGGCCATTCAGGACAAAAGCCTGGAAGCTGCTCCAGGTAAATTTGGAGAAAGAAGTAAAGAGGTTTTTGAGTACGTAATTAAATACAAAGGTAAACTTACCAAACCAGAAGATTATCAAAATATTGCTATACGTTCTAATCCTGATGGTTCTGTCCTTCGTCTTAAAGATGTTGCGAGAGTGGAGCTTGGTGCCTATTCTTATAACAGTTTAACCCGTTTAAATGGTAAAAAAGGAGTTGTAATTGGGGTTATTCAGTTAGCAGGTTCAAATTCTAATGATATTCAGATTGCCATCAATAAAATGATGGAAAAGGCTTCTAAAGATTTCCCTAAAGGAATAAAACACAATATTTTCTATAGTACAAAAGTTTCTCTGGATCAATCGATCGAACAAGTTGAGCATACTTTACTAGAAGCTTTTATATTGGTATTTATTGTGGTATTTATCTTCCTGCAAGATTTTAGATCAACATTAATCCCGGCTATTGCTGTACCTGTAGCAATTTTAGGAACGTTCTTCTTCATGCAGTTATTCGGATTTTCGATCAACCTTTTAACGCTTTTCGCATTAATTCTGGCGATTGGTATTGTGGTCGATGATGCCATTGTGGTAGTCGAAGCGGTGCATGCGAAAATGGAACACAAACGCTTGTCTCCAAAAATCGCCACACATGAAGCAATGCACGAAATCACGGGTGCTATTATCTCGATTACGCTGGTAATGGCTGCTGTATTCCTGCCGGTTGGTTTTATGGAAGGCTCAACAGGAGTTTTCTATCGTCAGTTTGCCTTTACGATGGCCATTGCAATTGTAATTTCGGCCGTTAATGCCTTAACATTGAGTCCGGCACTTGCAGCATTATTCTTAAAAGATAATCACGGAGCACACGGCACAAATGGATCGCATGAGAAAAAAGGATTTAAAGAAAAATTCTTTACCGCTTTTAACAGCAGTTTTGAATCGCTAACCAATCGTTATGTTGGCGGATTGAAATTCTTAATCAGAAGAAAATGGTTGAGTTTAGGAGGGTTAGCATTAATTACAGTTGCAACTATTGTAATGGTTAAAACAACTCCTGCAGGATTTATTCCAACAGAAGATCAGGGATTTATTGCTATCGCAGTTAACACCCCATCCGGAACATCATTAGACGGAACTCAAAAAGTAATGACTGAAGCAGAGAATACTTTAAAAGCATTAGATGCTTCACGATTTGTAACCGCTATTTCAGGTTTTAACTTATTGACCAATTCTACTAGTCCATCATCTGCAGTTGTTTTCGTATTGCTTAAACCAAACGAAGAACGCGGCGATATTAAAAATATTGACGAAATCATGAATCAGGTTCGTGGTAAACTGGGAACTATTTCGGGCGGAAGTTTCTTCGTCTTCAGTTTCCCAACTGTACCCGGATTTAGTAATGTTGAGGCTTTAGATTTAGTTTTACAAGATAAAACTGGAGGAAAACTGGATAAGTTTAGTGGTATATCTCAAAATTTCATTGGCGAATTAATGAAACGTCCGGAAATTGCGGTTGCCTTTACAAGTTTCAAAGCCGATTATCCTCAATTACAATTGGATATCAATGACGAAAAAGCCAATCAGTTAGGCGTAAATGTAAAAGACATTTTACAAACCATGCAGGCGTATTTTGGTAGTGCACAGGCATCAGACTTTAACCGATTTGGTAAATATTACCGTGTGGTTGTTCAGGCTGATATTGCCGACAGAGCAGATCCAACAGCAATTGATCGTGTATTTGTAAAAAACAAAACTGGCGAAATGGTGCCCATAAATACTTTAGTTAAGCTAACTCGTATTTATGGTTCTGAAACCGCTTCACGATATAATTTATTTAACTCAATTTCTATTAATGCAATTCCGAAACCAGGATTTAGTTCCGGAGATGCCATTAAAGCAATTGAAGAAGTAGCAGCACAACAATTACCTGCAGGTTACGGGTTTGAATTCTCGGGCCAAACCCGTGAGGAGATTTCTTCCGGAGGGCAATCGGCTACAATTTTCTTACTGTGTTTGATATTCGTTTATTTCCTACTTGCTGCACAGTATGAGAGTTATATCCTTCCTTTGGCGGTGATCTTATCAATCCCTGCAGGTATTTTTGGAGTATTCGTAGCTATTGGTTTAACTGGTATTGAAAACAATATTTATGTGCAAGTTGCCCTGGTCATGCTGATTGGACTTCTTGCCAAAAATGCCATCCTGATCGTCGAATTTGCCGTGCAGAAAAGAAAATCGGGACAAGCGTTAATCAGAGCTTCAATCGATGCTGCAAAATTACGTTTACGACCAATTATCATGACGTCACTTGCCTTTATTGTTGGTTTAGTACCCATGATGAGTGCCAAAGGACCATCTGCTCAAGGTAACCACTCTATAAGTATTGGTGCCGCCGGAGGTATGATTTCAGGAGTAATTCTAGGATTGTTTATCATTCCTGTTTTATTCATCATCTTCCAGCATTTACAAGAACGAGTTTCTGGAAAACCAGTTGCCGTAATTCATAACGAAGAAAAATAA
- a CDS encoding GNAT family N-acetyltransferase yields the protein MNHINLIKDNIDNLTTLWKTVATPLLSYHTTDFLEFSQIKNSGWPNRLWFRKDITEENFPQILETIAKNPGLVVPYWDIFGSNSNETFEKNGFSVRNKLTAMALKLDKKFTLQNSLSFKRVLNEEDAKIWSDIYPLSFNYVISKETLVHNFENATFYLVHFEEKPVGTLTLFQTGKTMGIHGVGIIPEMRKRGLAEEIMKFAINEAIDANCQYAQLQASDLGKGIYARLGFEDLFIITNYQLA from the coding sequence ATGAACCATATTAATCTTATCAAAGACAACATTGACAATCTAACAACTCTCTGGAAAACTGTTGCTACTCCTCTCCTTTCGTATCATACAACTGATTTTTTAGAATTCAGTCAAATCAAAAATTCAGGCTGGCCAAATCGTCTATGGTTTCGAAAAGATATTACTGAAGAAAACTTTCCTCAAATTCTGGAAACTATTGCAAAAAATCCGGGCTTGGTTGTTCCGTATTGGGATATTTTTGGAAGTAATTCAAATGAAACTTTCGAAAAAAACGGCTTTTCTGTTCGAAATAAATTAACCGCAATGGCTTTAAAACTGGATAAAAAATTTACGCTTCAAAACAGCCTTAGTTTTAAAAGGGTTTTAAATGAAGAAGATGCTAAAATCTGGTCTGATATTTATCCGCTCTCTTTTAATTATGTGATTAGTAAAGAAACTTTAGTTCACAATTTTGAAAATGCAACGTTTTACTTGGTTCATTTTGAAGAAAAACCAGTTGGAACGCTAACGCTTTTTCAAACCGGAAAAACGATGGGAATTCACGGAGTTGGTATAATTCCCGAAATGCGTAAAAGAGGTTTGGCTGAAGAAATTATGAAATTTGCAATCAACGAAGCTATTGATGCTAATTGTCAATATGCTCAACTACAAGCATCAGATTTAGGAAAAGGTATTTATGCCAGATTAGGTTTTGAGGATTTGTTTATTATTACGAATTACCAATTGGCATAA
- a CDS encoding DinB family protein, translating to MKTSVQKKITDTFQKLKETLSLFPESDLNKVPYEGSWTAGQVAQHIIMADSGFPELFARKTEKTNRKPDENVKDIDALFLNFDLKMDAPVFLIPEKKEYNKNDLNLKLLKIESELLECAEKYDLTLISPDFQLPGFDKFTLYEWINFALVHTQRHTNQLNKIFKSLNNL from the coding sequence ATGAAAACATCTGTTCAGAAAAAAATTACTGACACATTTCAAAAATTAAAAGAAACTCTTTCTCTTTTTCCTGAAAGTGATCTGAACAAAGTTCCATATGAGGGAAGCTGGACAGCAGGTCAGGTTGCTCAGCATATTATCATGGCAGATTCTGGATTTCCGGAACTATTTGCCAGAAAAACAGAAAAAACCAACAGAAAACCAGATGAAAATGTAAAAGATATTGATGCTCTTTTTTTAAACTTCGATCTAAAAATGGATGCACCAGTATTTCTTATTCCGGAGAAAAAAGAGTACAATAAAAATGATCTGAATTTAAAACTGCTCAAAATTGAATCTGAATTACTAGAGTGTGCAGAAAAATATGATTTAACATTAATCAGTCCGGATTTTCAACTGCCGGGTTTTGACAAATTTACTCTCTACGAATGGATTAACTTTGCTTTGGTTCACACACAAAGACATACCAATCAGCTAAATAAGATTTTTAAATCCTTAAATAATTTGTAA
- a CDS encoding alpha/beta hydrolase has translation MKISKIHYKLWNGNAPSENGLTGEEVYDPLSPLEITNVHTAEIYVYLPASDINTRKAVVICPGGAYAGLAINSQGYDFAEWLCSLGIAGIVLKYRLPNQNKNIPLDDLKETFEYLHQNAAKFNIDKNDIGVCGFSAGGHLAALFANSKIEQKHSYLHPAFNLLFYPLISMQNYTHELSKENLLGTNPSAEELKKYSPDLLTGNHTPQTLILCSDDDTLISPINSILYYRALQENKIPASLHLFPSGNHAWNIKGTNMFGQKFEQINQAKIILKDWLSALKPIR, from the coding sequence ATGAAAATTTCAAAAATACATTATAAGCTATGGAATGGTAATGCTCCTTCAGAAAATGGATTAACAGGTGAAGAAGTATACGATCCGTTATCCCCATTAGAAATTACAAATGTGCACACCGCAGAAATATATGTTTATCTCCCAGCATCAGATATCAATACAAGAAAAGCTGTTGTAATTTGCCCAGGCGGTGCATATGCAGGTTTGGCTATTAATTCGCAAGGATATGACTTTGCAGAATGGTTATGTTCACTTGGTATTGCCGGAATTGTACTCAAATACAGGTTACCTAATCAAAACAAAAACATACCATTGGATGATCTAAAAGAAACATTCGAATATCTTCATCAAAATGCAGCAAAATTTAACATTGACAAAAATGATATTGGTGTCTGTGGTTTCTCTGCAGGCGGACATCTGGCTGCATTGTTTGCAAATAGCAAGATAGAGCAAAAACATTCCTATTTACATCCGGCATTTAACTTACTATTTTATCCCCTAATATCGATGCAAAATTACACGCATGAATTATCAAAGGAAAATCTTTTAGGCACAAACCCTTCTGCTGAAGAACTTAAAAAATACTCTCCCGATTTATTAACCGGCAATCATACTCCACAAACTTTAATCCTTTGTTCTGATGATGATACCTTGATATCTCCTATCAACAGTATTTTGTATTACAGGGCACTTCAGGAAAATAAAATTCCGGCTTCTTTACATCTTTTCCCATCAGGAAACCATGCTTGGAATATAAAAGGTACAAATATGTTTGGGCAAAAATTTGAGCAAATAAATCAAGCAAAAATTATCCTGAAAGATTGGTTGTCTGCTCTAAAACCTATCCGATAA